A single region of the Nicotiana sylvestris chromosome 6, ASM39365v2, whole genome shotgun sequence genome encodes:
- the LOC138870854 gene encoding uncharacterized protein: MYYATANGLAEAFNKMLCNLLKKVVSKSKRDWHDRMEEALWAYRLTEEENARLRLEELESLDEKRLEAQQSLECYQARLSRAFNKKVRLRSFQVGDQVLVVRRPIITSRKSGGKFTSKWDGPYVVQEAYSSGAYKLVDVDGMRIGPINGKFLKRYYP, from the exons ATGTATTATGCTACTGCAAATGGACTAGCCGAAGCATTTAACAAGATGCtttgcaacttgttaaagaaggTCGTCTCCAAGTCTAAAAGAGATTGGCATGACAGAATGGAAGAAGCTTTGTGGGCATATC GTCTTACTGAGGAAGAAAACGCTCGCCTACGCCTTGAAGAACTTGAATCCCTCGATGAAAAAAGGCTAGAAGCTCAAcaaagtcttgaatgttatcaagctcgtcTTTCTCGTGCTTTCAACAAAAAGGTTCGCTTGAGGTCCTTCCAAGTTGGCGATCAAGTTCTTGTAGTAAGAAGACCTATTATCACCTCTCGCAAATCTGGGGGCAAATTCACTTCAAAGTGGGATGGTCCATATGTTGTGCAAGAAGCCTATTCAAGTGGAGCTTACAAGTTAGTTGATGTAGATGGCATGAGAATTGGCCCTATCAATGGGAAATTTTTGAAGAGGTACTATCCTTGA
- the LOC138870855 gene encoding uncharacterized protein: MTPNDLKYSPIEKLCLALVFAIQKLKHYFQAHVIRLVSRANPIKFVMSKPVLNDRLARWYLQFQQLEIVYIPQKAVKGQALADFLADHPIPNDWKLTDELPDEDAMVIEVQPPWKMYFDGTAHREGAGAGSYEVKKPKLRRYYDYAQKLIGWLGNVTLQHVPRKENKKADALATLASTLTLPGQTQIAICQKCIVPPDENEDEESKLERLVAVAEAVKVDCRQTMIYYLCYGILPENPRRKTEIRRRAPRFLYYKDTLYQRSFEGVLLRCLGEDEATQAMQEAHSGVCGSHQSGPKFHFHIKRMGYYWPTMVKDCLDYARRCKACQFHANFMHQPPEMLHPTVASWTFDAWGLDIVGPLPKSSGGHLYILATTDYFSK; this comes from the exons ATGACCCCAAATGATCTAAAGTATTCTCCGATcgaaaagttgtgtttggcgtTGGTTTTCGCAATTCAAAAGCtaaagcactactttcaagctcatgtcatCCGTCTCGTCTCAAGGGCAAACCCGATCAAGTTTGTTATGTCAAAACCCGTACTCAATGATCGATTAGCAAGGTGGTATCTCCAATTTCAACAACTTGAGATTGTGTATATCCCACAAAAAGCTGTGAAAGGACAAGCTTTGGCAGATTTCTTGGCAGATCATCCAATTCCTAATGATTGGAAGTTGactgatgaactacctgatgaggatgCGATGGTCATCGAAGTGCAACCACCGtggaaaatgtattttgatggTACCGCACATCGTGAGGGAGCTGGTGCAG GTAGCTACGAGGTCAAAAAGCCAAAATTGCGTCGTTATTATGATTATGCGCAGAAATTGATTGGATGGCTTGGCAATGTAACTCttcagcatgtgccaaggaaGGAAAATAAGAAGGCTGACGCCCTAGCTACTCTAGCTTCAACATTGACTCTGCCCGGCCAGACACAAATCGCTATCTGCCAAAAATGTATAGTGCCGCCAGatgagaacgaggatgaagaaagcAAGCTCGAGCGTTTGGTAGCCGTCGCTGAAGCTGTGAAGGTTGATTGTCGACAAACCATGATCTACTACTTATgttatgggatacttccagaaaatccaaGAAGAAAGACCGAAATTCGTCGGCGTGcccctcgcttcctttactacaaagacACTTTGTATCAAAGATCATTTGAGGGAGTTCTCTTGCGTTGTTTAGGGGAAGATGAAGCAACTCAAGCTATGCAAGAGGCACACTCTGGAGTTTGTGGATCACATCAATCCGGGCCGAAGTTCCACTTCCACATTAAGAGGATGGGTTACTACTGGCCGACAATGGTGAAAGATTGCTTAGATtatgctcgaagatgcaaggcttgccAGTTTCACGCAAATTTTATGCACCAACCTCCTGAAATGTTACACCCTACCGTTGCATCTTGGACATTTGATGCTTGGGGATTAGATATTGTTGGACCACTTCCAAAATCTTCTGGAGGACATCTATACATCTTGGCCACAACtgattatttctcaaaatga